CATTACCtcaatgcaaaaaatacatttcagctCACATTGGAATTTCTGagcaataaatataaatttttatttgcaatttattAGTTGGAGAATGCCACAAGTTATAAATATCACAAACCTGCTTAAAACATGCCAGCATACTCAAAACATAAAACTGTTTAGTATATCGTACAATGCAATTTGCAATTTTATCTATTCTATTAAAAACACGTTACAATGCACTTCTGTAAACTatagtaaattttaaaaagacagtaaAGGATAACTGCTTGAACAAAGCATGCAATTTTGAAAACCTTCCTCAGCGGGCAATATAAACATACTGATTTAACAGGCTATTTCTCCATACTTGAAAGGGCATTTTGCTTTTAATACTTATTCTGCATTTCATCAACTCTCAttgcacacattcactctgtgcaAGTGGGATGAAAAGCAAtgcaaccaaaataaaaacacacacataaactccTGTACAAACTGGAACAAAAATCCATATTAAAGTCTTAATCTTTTAGTGATGAGCATGATTTGTcacaaaatatgtttcaaaataTCTTTTTCTGATTACTTAGTTCCGTTGGTCCAACATTTTCCATGTTAGAGAACTGAAGATGCCATCTACTCTAACATTTCCGCTGGAACTTCAAGTTCACAAAATCAGGCAAGTTTGACCACAAAAAGTTCCTAAACACTGCTTTAATCCTACATAGAGCATTGTAGATCTTAAAGTTGATCAAGTCCCTCTATagcatggatactcaaatctcaACCatgaatccaaatccagccctggttttcttttccaccAGGCAATTGCTTGATCAAtaagtgctactgattggccagactgtagTCACACCTGACTAAGGTAAAAGGAGGGTGAAAAACCAAAAGTTCCTGGGCCTCAAGGGCCATCATTTCAATAACAGGGCTCTATAGTCCTAAAGAGCACTACAGACCCTTGTCAGTGGGAGTAAAAGATCAGCcacaaattattcattttacagATGAATTCGTCAAGACTTCTGGGAAAAAatcccagaaccccccccccaaaaaaaatcccaattCCTTCTCCTTTCCAAATATACATGAACATCAAACTGGTTTCACTGTGTGACTGATTACCCCAACGTTCCCCTTGTGTTTACGAAGAGCGATGGTGGCTCACTCAAAAGGTTGCTCTCTGAGACCAATGCTGAAGATCAATACAGACAAGGTCATACCGTTTTCATACAaagcagattaaaaaaacagaaatcattaagaaaaatgacACTTCCACGTTATTTACAGTATCTCTACAGTCTGGCTGTTTCTAGTCAGTAAAGTAATGCAGACCTATAGCCTAGTATTGATTGCAACAATGGTATTTTAACCATAGGAAATTGGCAATACCAACAAGAACACAAAATTTCCAACAGAGAAATTTCAGCCTGAAGtgacaaattaatttagctTTATGCAGTCAGTACACAATAGTGTCTATATGGTTTTTGTTAACCCTAGAACACTAATGTCCATTATGTGTTAAACTAACACTAACGTCGAGTATATTATACCcaatttttgagaaaaaaaaacagttttaataaAGATATATTAACGCACAAAAATACATGGCAAGTTAAACTACTGGACTTTCCCCTATGAAaaggcacaaaaaacaaaaagaagttATTGAGGGGGGTACTTGGCGTGGGTGAAAATCTACCAATGTTAGCGTTCTAATTAATGTCCCTTTTTGTAGCATACAATAAACATTAACCAATACTAAGCTTAGTGTCTTGGGAGGGATAACTCTGAGAGTCTGAACAGTATTTTAAAGTTTCCAATTATACTAATaaggaaaaaaaggcatttctgTATGCCTGTAGTACACCTGAACACAAGTCCAGACTCTGTCTGACTCTGTTTGCCTCTTCAGGGTCCAGGACAATGGTCACAACTAAATTAACACATTagtttttttgtgctgtgaaaTCCTACACTGGACTCAATACAATGTTCCTCCTTAAACTATACCCTTCTACCTTCAACCCATCCATGAACAGTTAAACTGATTGTAGTGCAAAatatcacacaaaaaatgagaaacacaaAATTATTCATGCCACTTCTGTCAATAACAAGTTGTAATTCAATGTATTCtgcaaaattatgtttaaacCACTCTTTTAGACCCCAAGAATACACAaggtaaaatatttcaatgGCTCCCTTTTAATAAGAGACCCAAGTCAGTCAAGCATCTAATGATTATTTCTGTAcatttgacttttttaaaatgttgtgtaaaccAGGGGACTGGCAAGAACagtattcatatttcattcagTCCAGAATGTCTTATTCTCTTCATCTGTTATATTCAGGGATAAGTGCGTTAACCCCCCTGTCCCTGGCTTTCAATCACATACGCCCATTATGCCAACAGTTTTTGTCTGATGTTGATTTGACATAACCATTGAACCTGAGAAATCGCTGTGCTGTGATTGATATGTTTTGCTTGGTTTTTCTTGTCATTGTGATGGGAATCCAGCATTCAGTGCAAATATCTGAAGCTTAAGTCCTCATCTTTCAAATGATGGATGgcattaacattttcaaaacatttgaaaaaaagcaGTTGAAAAAAAgatccttcaaaaaaaaaaggcttaggAGAAGACCGtttcttttcagaaatgtgtaaagatatgttttgttttagtgttttaGGATTATCAGTGGTATTGGTTATAAAACAGAATTTAGCGTTGACAGTGACACAGGCACTTTTAACCCCAAACCCCATTTCATGAAAACCAGGAGATTTTCATGAAAACAAGTCAGaccaaaaaaaccttttctctcCCACCTTTCAGTCAgctaaagataaaaaaaatgcataaaggaGAGAATCATAACTCAGTTATTCAGAAAGAGCATTTCATGGCCTTCTCCCTAAGTGAACAATGCAAAGATGCCCACCCCTTGTTTAACCACCTGTTTTTGAGATTTGGGCATTCCAGACACTCATATAAACTTCAGACCTCCATGAACACTATGTAACCCTGATGTAAAATGTTACATAAGAAATGACGTAAGACCTACGGAAGGCTGTGTACTGTACCAACACTTGCCGTTCGTCCGGTCACATGATCCCCCTTGCGTTCACACTATATAAAAATCAGAGAGTGGAGTGTGTTCATGAAGTCTGAGCGCACTACTTTACGGGATCATCTACGAATCGAAGTGCTTAATCTAGCCCCACTTCCTAGTAGCCCCACCACAATGACAAATGGAGCCAAGGAAGGAGCCAATCATCCAAAAGGCACTGCTTCCTTTTTCTGCAGGGCAGCGTGGGATATCTACCCTGAAGGCACCTGCTGGACCTAAGTCACTTGTCCTGAACTTGAGGTAGTCTGCAAAGGAagcgtgtgatgtgtgtgcttgtgattcTGGCACTGTGTGAAGTGTCGTACTGCTCTGGAGGAACAGGCGTGGTGAAATGCTGGGGAGTATCTGGCGAACGGGCCAGGTccatgctgccccctgctggtgagaaTGGCTGAGTGCAGGgcggggcgatggggggggggggggcctagCAGCAGCGCATTCGCGGGGGAGGGAGCTCTGGAGGCACTTCTGGCTCCGGCTGCAGTGAAAGGATGCTGTTGGACAAGGCCTTGCTGGGGACCTCCAGAGGCATCTGCAGGAACACGGGAACACGGACACAGCCCGCCGTCAGATGGTTTCAGTGCACATCACAGCACACGTGTGTACAGTCTGTATAACTTATATTCCCATCACCACCATGAAAAACACCATTTTCAACATGCAACTTAGATTCACAACTTCACCATGCAATGCATACAACAGCACGAGCAGTTTGAATCACACAACATTCCGTAATACACCATTGtgaaacagcaaaataaaaccatcaatatatttttatcgaGGAACATCTCAATATGCAAATATCCACATatccaaatgcacacacatgctgagtTGACTACTTCAACTGAATGtatacaaaattatttaaaaatattcatatctAGGATTTATGGATGCTGAGACCTTGTGTTTACTAGCAAGTACATCTCCATAAAGCATAGATAGTGttaaagatatatatatagcatagcAATATCTCTTTCATTTGACACTTGACTTCCAATTCTGTCGACTGCTGAGAAAGCAATATTTCACAAATTTCTCTCCAGCAGTACAGCCATCTGCAGTCCATGCACAGCAAACCCACATGCAAGGCTGactacaaaaataataaaagtaataattcaTACTGTACAAATGCACATACTGGTTCTCTAtaatatacataaaaaaatatataatgaagtACCACCCCAGACAAAGGTTACAGACACAGGAGCACTGTTACTGATGTAGCGTAGCATGATACACGACTACAAACAGTGCTATTCAACTTCAATCATAAAAAGCTGACAACCGTACCAACCTTACTCAGAATGTCATCCACCAGTTTCAAGAATATCTCGTCTACATTAAAGTTATCCTTGGCACTCGCCTCGCAAAACCGCATCCCAGATATCCGtgaagaaaactgcaaataaaaaaaacaacatttccttATAATAGAGGATTGTATGATTTTCTCAGTTCTTTTAATAGTTTCTCATTACACTCAATGTAGTACATGCTCTGGTTACTGTAAATGACTCTTTGAATGGTGTCCTGACTAGGATTGTGTATGAAACCAGTTAGGATCATCATTCTTCGAATGGActtgacaaaatatattttatacttaGTACTGAAATGAGCAAAGCCCGCATTATACTGTGTCCCATCCTTTGCTAGCACTTGACTTTTCCGGTTTGGGATGCATCTGATGTATGACTGACATGGACATTTAGCTGGGGCAGCCGTTGCTTTTATATTCATCAAGCAAAAACCATCACTTACTCTTTCACCTTGCTGCCGAGTTATTATTCTGTCAGTCTCACAGTCCAGCTTATTTCCAACAAGCAAAAGCTCAGCATCTTCCGAGGCGTACTGtgagaaaacagacagacaggagaggagagacacaaagaaaacacaattcTCCCGTTACTGTTCCAGCTGTACAGACAGCGCACCACCACACCCACTAAACACGCAACACGATTTCAGCTTTTCCCACACCCATGTCACAACTGCCTGGAAGAAAAATGAGGTCATAAAAAGCCTTGCAATTTTTACAGCCGATCCAACAATGCTGTGTTTGTAGGCCACCTCAAATTTACAACAGGCTGGAAAAACAAGATTAGCATCGACCTGACTTCTGGGTGCTGTGTCCACAGATCGATGGATATTTTTAATAGAATCAAGACACGAATACAAGCACCAAACACCGTCACGGCACCAAAGAATGTCAGCTATATCGCCATGCTCGTGCTTTACGTGGGCTGAACACGCACGTTCTAGCATCAAATAATGACAAGCACAATAATGATTCAATGAAAcgcattaaatattaatagcACTGTAATGCAAAAAGGAACTCCTGCTGTTGAATCAGCATTCAGGGCTCTTGCAGACGGTACCTTGTCAatcattttcatccattttggCAAGTCGTCGAAGGTCTCCTGCTTGGTGATGTCATACACCAGCACGATGCCCTTGGCGCCGCGGTAGTAGGCCGAGGTGATGCTGTTAAACCTCTCCTGCCCTGCAGTGTCCCTGTACAGATGACCCACAGCATACATAACACACCACCACCGTGCAATACATCCTACATATTAAACAAACTCCCAGACAGTACTGACATGGTACAGTGCACTACATTTGAGCATTTCATTCCCCTTATAGGAAGCAGGTAGAAAAAATACTATATTTCTGTGATACCATTATGAACAAGAATGGTAGTGAAAATGGCTGGAAGGTTTTGAGACTTCTTGACTGCAGACAGAGTCACACTCCCTTGCAGTCAATTATCAAGTCCATTAACTTCACAGAGccaatttaattcatttaaagagagacagtgaggtCACAACATGGCTTCAGTCGATGCCACAAGCCATGACACAAACCAGTGAGATACTGGCTGGCTTGTGACATGCTCCTAATAGCCCGCTTGGTTCTTTTGGGCGTTGCTGCATTTACCTTGGCCACACAAGGCCGTGCTTCGGAAAGATTCTCGCAGGCTGTGAGGAGTGTGCAGCAGTGGTCACATGGCATAGGGTTAGGACAGAGTGGGAGCGGAGGATGCTGGGATGAGAGTAACATACTTTGGACGTGAGACGCATTCAGATGCAGCCGTCCAGCTGGCGGGCGGGTGGCAGGCAGTGGGGTGAGGTTAGTAGATGGACACGCTGACATGTTAATGGAAGCAAACACAGCAGTCATTCTTGTGTGTGATCTCTGCCACAGCATGCCTTCTGCACCAATCACAGTGGTTATGCAGGTCTGAGCATTGTACTGTTTCTTACCTCATTAAAGGGATGTTAAATAATGGAAGAAAGGAACAGCCTTTTAATATGCATGTGTCCACTTTCATTTAGTACAGTATAACCCTACATATCAAAGTTTGTTGGGACCTAAGGTATGTCAGATATGCGAAAAGTCAGAAAGATATGTCGGATAATTATatacaattttcattttcagtgttcagtgtacTGTACCTTCTGTCACAAGCCATTTTTATTCAGGCAGCACACATCTCATTAATAAACATTGGAGAAgacttttttcaaaatgtgccCAATTACTTAAACTATGTGGAAAATAGAAACTCAGAGAATTTGAAAGTATAGTACtgcattacaaatctaaaagtaTTATAACACATTAGATATCATGAAACAAAGGAATGCACCAGCATTCAAGACATGAAGCAGAGAGAACCTCAGTGGCTGTACCTGCACTCGAGCCCTCAGTGTCACTTCAACCTGCCCTCATTCTGCTACAGACCCAGAAGCATTTCAAATGTGACACATTTCACATCcacttttaatttgtttgttggCGTTTTTACTGCAGCAATTCACGCTAGGTCCCCTCGTAAAGCGCAGCTCAGCAGGGACTGCAACACAAAATTGGTTTTTTGCCTTAACGGCTCCGCTAGCCTGATGAAAAATGCTTTGTCAGCACATCACTTAGCTGAAAAAAGACACCACTCATTCACAATGGCAAGGCCTACAGTCACAAGCTGGAGGCATGACATTTCAATTAGCCACGCCCAGGCAAAGCATTCCTCTAAAATGCTGAAGGAGATGAATCACTCTATGATGGAACGTCTCACAACTTAGAACTACCTATCACCTACCTTTAAAAAGATTTGAGCCTGCAGCtgtttctttttacttttttttccacttaaaGGTAAAATACCATAGGatagattaaaaaacaaagaaaagaatgtCAAAACGTCTGGGTTTCACATTCAACACAAGGTGTAGAGTTAACAACTTTTTAAGATTGGATCACTGAGAAGTATTCTTACAATATTTCGGCAAGATCATCTTGCTGAAGAGGGAGTTGTAGGCTTTGTAGCAACCCCCTTAAAGGTTTTTTCCTCCTTTGAAAGAAGTTAGGATGGGAGTACCTCATTATTGTTTTGCTAATCCGTTGGGTAAATCTTTGCTATGTGAGAGGAATGCTCATTAATTTTGCATGCAGCATATATGCATCATTCTGAAAAGGTTTCAGGAAACAGAAATTTGGGTGAATatccacaccacaccacagccaaaaatagggggggggcagatctACTTCTATCTACTCCCATGCATTGCATGCTatctgaaatttgaaatatagGGTAACTGTAAATAACAATTAGGCCAGTAGGAATTTGGCTGTCTGACCAAGTGTGTGTCCAAGTATTCTAACAACCATAATAAAGGTAGGTCAGGGGTGCACAAGAGCCAATCTGTTTCAGATTTTCTTTACCATAATTATTTCtgcccttaattatttaattagctcaatcatatcttgatttGAGATTTGTATAAGAGCCACCTACACCTGtaagtgtatcctaaagattaTACtatgctcaagtacaggagtgaaccagcattgTTTATAGAACTGTCAGAAAACgaaaactaaggtaattggttggaactaAAACCAGCAGGCGGATCAGTCCGGCAGGACCGGAATTGTGCACCCCGTTGTAAGTTAATCACCACACCCGTAACAGAAAACCCAATAAACGAgagttttcagaataaaaagctTGATCTATTCAAACAGCTTTGTCTGCTTTCTTATGGGTCAAAAGCTAAATATCCCATCTTAACTGTCATTATCCATCACAGCAGCAGGCTTCTGATCacgaaaacacaaaacatacagcATGTGCAAAGATAATGCTGTTGGAAAGAGTGTTTTTTAATATTACGGTGTTTGCACAGGCTGAGACGGAATGTGTGCCAAGTTAATGTTAGGGAGCAGAGTTAAGTCCAGTGAGGGTGGGTTTAGTAGTAGGGTCCAGcgatatttaaatatattgatatTTCTCAATATGAAGCTCAGACAATATTGATAATATTAAAAACTTACTAATAACGCTAAAGTATCATTCACAGTCCCAACCTAATATAAACTGGATTTCATTTGGCACATGcacattgaagaaaaaaaaacactagataAACTTACCGAAGGGACTGGATGTTACTTCATCTATAATACAACTGGCTCAGTCACAACGATTATGAATGATTATGACTCATTATTATTCTTCCATTCCTTCGGTCAGAATAAATAACAATCAGAATATCACAAGTACCGTAATATATGACAAAGCACAGCTTAACCACAGGGTATGTTTGACAGAGCTAACTCTATTTTACAGGACCCCAGGAGGGTGTGTTCTACCTCTAAGGATATTCAGATGATATATCCCATATTCAATATTCAGTCAATATTCAGACAGACTTAAGCTGATATGATTTTGAGTCAAGTACATAACATGCGCTTAAGTCTTCCACACTTAATTCTCCAAGGCAGGATTCCCGCTGCATTACCAATTGCTATGTGACagtactgttttttaaaaagtaaataaatacatttctggtaTCTGGTAAAGTGATAGGGTGAAAACaatagtaaaataataatcaagtgAATTGTAATTGAACGATGTAGTTTTATTTCCAGAATACATAAGATCAAATGCAAT
This is a stretch of genomic DNA from Anguilla rostrata isolate EN2019 chromosome 4, ASM1855537v3, whole genome shotgun sequence. It encodes these proteins:
- the rab12 gene encoding ras-related protein Rab-12, yielding MDSRYNIQRRGGGGSINSGRSIGGSPALTGAQSRRRKIPPRPADYKLQIIIIGSRGVGKTSLMERFTDDTFCEACKSTVGVDFKIKTVDLRGKKIRLQIWDTAGQERFNSITSAYYRGAKGIVLVYDITKQETFDDLPKWMKMIDKYASEDAELLLVGNKLDCETDRIITRQQGERFSSRISGMRFCEASAKDNFNVDEIFLKLVDDILSKMPLEVPSKALSNSILSLQPEPEVPPELPPPRMRCC